One window of Micropterus dolomieu isolate WLL.071019.BEF.003 ecotype Adirondacks linkage group LG13, ASM2129224v1, whole genome shotgun sequence genomic DNA carries:
- the fbp1b gene encoding fructose-1,6-bisphosphatase 1b: MSDKGAFDTNVVTLTRFVLEEGRKAHGTGELTTLLNSICTAVKAISTAVRKAGIANLYGIAGSTNVTGDQVKKLDILSNDLVINMIKSSFTSCVLVSEEDEKAIIVEPDKRGKYIVCFDPLDGSSNIDCLVSIGTIFAIYKKTTDGEPAEKDALQSGRNIVAAGYALYGSATMMVLSTGQGVNCFMLDPAIGEFILVDRDVKIKKKGKIYSLNEGYAQHFYPDVTEYLQKKKYPEDGSAPYGSRYVGSMVADVHRTLVYGGIFLYPANVKSPKGKLRLLYECNPMAFIMEQAGGIATTGSMNILDIQPTNIHQRVPVVLGSPDDVQEYISICKKHNK, encoded by the exons ATGTCTGACAAAGGAGCCTTCGACACCAATGTGGTGACCCTCACCAGGTTTGTTCTGGAGGAGGGCAGGAAGGCCCATGGAACAGGTGAGCTGACAACCCTGCTCAACTCCATCTGCACAGCTGTCAAAGCCATCTCAACTGCTGTCAGGAAGGCTGGGATTGCTAACCT ATATGGCATTGCTGGAAGCACAAATGTGACAGGGGACCAGGTGAAGAAACTGGACATTCTGTCCAATGACCTGGTCATCAACATGATCAAGTCCTCCTTCACCTCCTGTGTGCTTGTGTCAGAGGAAGATGAGAAGGCCATCATTGTGGAACCAGACAAGCGG GGAAAATACATTGTGTGCTTTGATCCACTGGATGGTTCCTCAAACATTGACTGTCTTGTCTCGATTGGAACAATTTTTGCCATCTACAAAAAG ACTACAGATGGTGAGCCAGCTGAGAAGGATGCTCTGCAGTCTGGAAGAAACATTGTGGCAGCTGGTTATGCACTGTATGGCAGTGCCACAATGATGGTCCTCTCCACTGGTCAAGGAGTCAACTGTTTCATGCTTGACCCC gCAATTGGCGAGTTTATCTTGGTGGATCGAGATGTAAAGAttaagaaaaaaggaaaaatctaCAGTTTGAATGAGGGATATGCACAGCATTTTTATCCAGATGTGACAGAGTACCTACAAAAGAAGAAATACCCAGAG GATGGTTCAGCTCCATATGGCAGTCGATATGTTGGATCTATGGTAGCTGATGTTCATCGTACTTTGGTGTATGGAGGGATCTTTTTGTACCCTGCCAATGTCAAAAGTCCTAAGGGCAAG CtgaggctgctgtatgaatgcaACCCCATGGCCTTCATCATGGAGCAGGCAGGAGGCATAGCCACTACAGGATCCATGAACATTCTCGACATCCAGCCCACCAACATCCACCAGCGAGTTCCTGTGGTCCTGGGATCCCCTGATGATGTGCAGGAGTATATTTCCATCTGTAAGAAGCATAACAAATGA